The following coding sequences are from one Bacillota bacterium window:
- a CDS encoding hydrogenase iron-sulfur subunit, with the protein MPVEWQPKIVGFACRWCTYAGADLAGTSRMQYPSSIRLVRVPCSGRVNPSFVIRAFQRGADGVLVAGCHPGDCHYTSGNLFTRRRYSLVQRFLGYMGIEPERFRVEWISAAEGARFAQVVKEMTRDIQALGPNRKMREEP; encoded by the coding sequence ATGCCTGTAGAGTGGCAGCCCAAGATAGTGGGCTTTGCCTGCCGGTGGTGCACCTACGCTGGCGCCGACCTGGCGGGCACCAGTCGCATGCAGTACCCCTCCTCCATCAGGCTCGTCAGGGTTCCTTGCTCCGGCCGGGTTAACCCATCCTTCGTGATCCGGGCCTTCCAGAGGGGCGCCGACGGCGTGCTGGTGGCAGGGTGCCACCCGGGTGACTGTCACTACACCTCCGGCAACCTGTTCACAAGGCGCAGGTATTCTCTGGTCCAGCGCTTCCTTGGATACATGGGCATAGAGCCCGAGAGGTTCAGGGTGGAATGGATATCCGCCGCCGAGGGCGCGCGGTTTGCCCAGGTGGTTAAGGAGATGACCCGTGACATCCAGGCGCTTGGTCCTAACAGGAAAATGAGGGAAGAGCCATGA
- a CDS encoding Coenzyme F420 hydrogenase/dehydrogenase, beta subunit C-terminal domain has translation MREHQTQVRKTAEDLMKTGKARLFIGYTEGLEAARPVAFFLKDPERAGALVLNEFCGAGLAKYVLDEAVSPDALSGEPLPPVAIVAKGCDALGLERLMADNRVPRDELYIIGIACHGIVDPGKVLEVTGEEPVSAQVEKDHVAVMTTRGSHRLAKAGCLMDKCLTCEDPTPRVYDVLLGDPVQEGPAGKRDFSGVTQVESLSPDERYEFWARQFQRCLRCFACRNVCPACNCSVCSLDEREPEWLSRSTDLPEQFMFHFTRAYHVAGRCVACGECQRACPVGIPLMLLNEKFMKDIRDLFGEPAPHRPSEVEPLGKFCPDDPEGWLKEAETA, from the coding sequence ATGAGAGAACACCAAACCCAAGTGAGAAAGACGGCCGAGGATCTCATGAAGACCGGGAAGGCCAGGCTGTTTATAGGCTACACCGAGGGGCTTGAGGCAGCAAGGCCTGTGGCGTTCTTCCTGAAGGACCCCGAGAGGGCCGGGGCTCTCGTGCTCAACGAGTTCTGCGGAGCCGGGCTTGCCAAGTACGTGCTGGATGAGGCGGTCTCCCCGGATGCACTCTCAGGGGAGCCGCTCCCTCCCGTGGCCATCGTTGCCAAGGGCTGTGACGCCCTGGGCCTTGAGCGTTTGATGGCGGATAACCGGGTACCCCGGGACGAGCTCTACATCATCGGCATCGCTTGCCACGGCATCGTGGACCCCGGCAAGGTGCTGGAGGTCACCGGTGAGGAACCCGTGTCGGCCCAGGTGGAAAAGGATCATGTTGCGGTGATGACAACCCGGGGCAGCCACCGGTTGGCCAAGGCTGGATGCCTCATGGATAAGTGCCTCACCTGCGAGGATCCCACCCCCAGGGTCTATGATGTGCTCCTTGGCGATCCTGTCCAGGAGGGGCCTGCCGGTAAGAGGGACTTCTCAGGGGTAACCCAGGTGGAGAGCCTCTCTCCAGACGAGCGCTACGAGTTCTGGGCCAGGCAGTTCCAGCGGTGCCTTCGCTGCTTCGCTTGCAGGAACGTGTGCCCGGCCTGCAATTGCTCGGTGTGCTCCCTAGATGAGAGGGAACCTGAGTGGCTCAGCCGGAGCACAGACCTGCCCGAGCAGTTCATGTTCCACTTTACCAGGGCCTATCACGTGGCAGGCCGCTGCGTCGCCTGCGGCGAGTGCCAGAGGGCCTGCCCTGTGGGGATACCCCTCATGCTCCTAAACGAAAAGTTTATGAAGGACATCAGGGACCTCTTCGGTGAGCCAGCGCCCCACAGGCCGTCGGAGGTGGAGCCCCTGGGCAAGTTCTGCCCCGATGACCCAGAGGGCTGGCTCAAGGAGGCGGAAACCGCATGA